From the Lactuca sativa cultivar Salinas chromosome 9, Lsat_Salinas_v11, whole genome shotgun sequence genome, the window atttaatataaatgttaaaataaatgtttttctatttttatgtttttaaaagttgcagttcatatttttgttcatacgttttgttatccgttatattatcattcaattgatatataaattacacaattttaaacggtttataaaattatcaaatagttgtatatatcacaataacttaaaaattaaactataatgtttaataaaactaatatggtaactatatgtttgcttaactatatatttatattctcgcgcaacgcgcggtaagctaacattttttcttgcaccacattcatttgaaactctcatctatttttcctttcaccacattcatttgaaactcccatgacttttcaatttctttctaataataattataatttggttgattaggttaaataaatatcaaaactaacatgtaatcatatataaactaaatttcaatattaaaataatatttttacttctactaataaagttatgttttttaacatacactactagaaaaaaggcattttacgacgctcattgcgcgtcgtaaaacgctcagacgacgcgcaaatgcgtgtcaaggaaggccctgtcataaagagagacgacgcgcttttgcgcgttgtctatagacgacgcgcatttatgacgcgcatttacgacgcgcatttacgacgcgtggttatgacacgcaatgcgtatcaaggaaggccctgtcataaaggaagacgacacgcatttgcgtgtcgtaaccttacgacgcgcgtgtttatgatacgcaatgcgtatcaaggaagcccctgtcaagaaaggccatgtcataaataaagatgacactcatttttgcgtatcgtaattttaaatgttaaaaaaaatattatttatagatttactaattttcaaattaaatttgcatttaatattaaatgcaaatttaatttgaaaattagtaaatctataaataatattttttaacaaCATATTGAAATTATCATAAGAACGATAATTCATTTCAAAAAAATATCACATGTCAAACAAGTTACCTAAGCATTACATGTCAAACAACACTACATGTCAACACTAATaacacttaaaaacatgttttttcctGCATTTGGATCATCCACAATTCCTATATCAGCAACCAACTTTAGGTCCAATTCTAACCACCTGTAAAAGAACAACATTGTAAATGAACATTAGAAGATCAACATTTGCTTGATTTGACGATTCAACATTACTTGCCCTTGGACCAATTTTAGGTGTAGAGTGTGGTGTAGCAAGTTTTGAAGGGTACCTTTTTGATGAGAACGCCCTTGCATTGTCGTTCCCCCTAAAGATAAACATGAAGCACAAACTAAGTTTGCTCTTGTCAGAAGCTGCAATTTCTGCTGTCATGAGTTTGTATAAGTTTTGAAGGGTACCCTGAGACATACAATCTCCTCCATCAGACCATCTCTTGTCCATGCTAAAAAAGAGATAATTCCAGTGAAATTCCTTCAACTATGCCCATGTAACTTATAATTCCAATGCAATTACTTCAACTATGGGTGTTTTAGTCTCGGGTGTCAGGTTCACTATTGGGGCATGTGTATCTGTGTTGGTTAATACCCGGGCAGATAGATCGGGCAGTTATGATTCATTAGTTCCAAAAGTGGCAATTGGGCTGTGGCAAACTGGATACCACCTGAACACTATCACCGCATTCTTATCCTAATAAATATCAATCAGAAACTTATCAATAAGCCTAATCATTATCATTAAAGAGGGATAAAAGGAGGGAGGGGTAATTAAGTAAATAAACCTGGCACTAGTTGAAACTTATCAATAAGCCTAATCAGTGGCAGACCCTACAACACCATAACTGCCTTTTCCAACCATGTCTTGAACTTCATATCTTCCTGCCTCTCCATATTCGGTGAAGAACTCTCTTTCGAGCTGCATACAAGAAACAATTACTTGGTTTTTGTCAACAGTAACAGTCTTTAGTAAACAGtaactttaattttaaaattaaatttcacATTAGAAATAAATAGATTTTACATCTAAAATGGGGTTGATTCAATATTCAAGATTCAAGGAATGGGGTTGATCTTACATTCTAAGGTGAAAAAGTtaatattttcaaaacataatggtTGTTTTCACATATAGGGTTGATTCaaaattcaagattctctctctGCTCAGATTTATATTTACTTTTACTACTataaaaacttgtaaaatgtttCTAAGAAGATACTGTATGTGTGTATCAATCATTACTTTCCATGGATTCTTTCAGCAGAGAGACTATAAAATGTTTCCACCAATAGTAAATTGGGACAACATGGATTAGTCTACCAGGAGACCACAAATGGATTTCCCTGTTCAGGTATtgcatactatatatatatatatatatatatatatatatatatatatatatatatatatatatatatatatatatatataaaatataagaaAACCATACCTCTTCAAGAAATCTAAATCGATGATAGCATGCAAAACGAACATTTCCAACAGAGATTATTTTGAGAATGTGATGCATGTCAATGAAAAAAGTTTTTGCACTGCTTGCAACAGGAAAGAGATCAACAGAATCTGAGAGTTGAAAACAAATGATTAGTATAAGTGTAAAATCATAATTTAATTTACAGACTTACCCTTTTCACTTGCATAAACATGTATAACTCCATCTTCCATCTTGAAATGAGAGTTTGCAATCAAGTCCCATACAAGAATATTTCCATTTTGATCATCAGATATCAGCTCAGTCTGCACACCCAAAAACAAACCAATAAACCAAATTATATATAGGTACATGGCCAAAAAACAAATCTAATTTTCACAAGGAACAGAATCATGGACACCTGATTTGGATACAAAACCATAGTGTTAAAAGATTCAAAACTAGTAGAATTCAGCCAAACCTCTTCACCATCGAAGGCCAAACCAATAAACCAAATGAAACATATGGGATATGAAAAGCCATCGGCTATTGTCTTAAAAGCTATAAGGGAACAAGTGGAAGGATCTGATCCCAGCTCAGAACCTAGGTCAAAAATTGCTGATTTGTTAAGcttaagaacaaatcaagaacttCTAATCCATTACAGAATCTATCTTCATGATAAAAACTGAAAACAGCTTTCTCATGTGTTGTTGCTGATAATTGagagcaaaaaaaaaaattaacatcttTATAAAGAATGAAGATTAGGTGAAATCatgaataaattatatatatactatatataCCATCTCCAAATCCATAACATGGAATCAAGTTATCTTCATCAAAATCTGCTAATGTCTTCCCGATGATGGATATGGCATGTTCATAGGGGTTTAGACTATGATCTGAAATATGATGTAAGCTTTTTCCATTGAAGGATTGTGAACTTGTTTTCGTTATCTAATGTTAGCATGTTTGATTCAATTTGATTGATGGAATCGAAAAAGCATTAATTGCCTGTCCATTCATTGCTTTTGGTGAAATCAATGCCGACGATGAGGTTGGAAGACTCGAGTCCTGCACTTGAAAGAGCCTGTGTCACCTGCAATCGTTCAAATTGATCGTATGATTCCAATCAATACAAGAGAAACGCGCGATGGATACAGAAGATTTCAAATCAGTTTAATGTGAGGAATCAGGATACGAGAATCGATTCAAATTAACAAGAAATGTTTATAAAAGTTACCTGTTCTAGAGAATTGTAATTATCAGCGATTCGTGAATATCGTTTCTCGAGCTTCTTTTGTGGTTTAGGAGGTTGTGCGCCGTAGGCCGGAGTAGAGGAAGATGGCTGCGAAGGATAACCGCCGTACTGATTGTTTGAACAAGATGATGTCGATTGGCTATACTTCCCTCCTTTTGGCTTTGAATTCTTAGAACTCTTGCCCCCCATTTGATTAATCTATAGAGTTCCGATAAATTCTTCTTTAGAAAACAGTTTCTCGAAAGCAAATTGTGAATGATTGAAACGAAAAACCCTGAAAACCCTTATTTATTGTGAAAACTGAAACAGATTAGTTAGTAACATGAACGAAATAACGCGGATATTTGAAGAGAATTACGCGGAAGATTAACCAATCTTCTATATTTGGTAACGCAACATAAACATTTGAAATTCCCCTTTTACGGAAAAACCGAAACAGAAATCAATTTTGTTGCTAAATCGTTGCTGTATCTCAAAACAAAGGGATCGGTAATTTGGTGGAAGTTCAATCTCTTATACCTAGAAGAAACGTAAATCAACCTTGTAAATTCTAGTTAAACTACATTAGTGTTTTCTCTACATTAGATAAGTTACCTCTGATTCAGTTCAAGAGTTTAATGTAATCAGTAATTTTACCATTTTCATATTCAACTTCGGTGATGAATTTGGAAGAATGATTCGAAGAAATAAACCTGGATAGATTCTCTGGATAGATTACTTGCGAGacaaatgaaattgaaaggtAGAGGCGCTACACTCCTTTTTTTGTTCGTGTCActacacatcaacatagagaaATCGAGAACCCCTGCAGGTTTGATCTGCTCAGAAGACGGGATCAAAGATTTGGTGATATTGCGATTTTGTTGTGGGAGAAAAGAGGATTTgtgatgatattagggtttttttgggtattagagtaagagagatagagaaagagagagagtgagtgagtgagagagagagagagagaagaaagatgGAAATAAGATAGAGGATAACAATGGCGgcatttcaaacttttgggattttcGTTTCCCCCCAGCTGCAAAAACAGAGAACGCGCCTTTCAatcaaaaaatataaagcgacatttctagacgacgcccatttttaaataagtgccctccgtgtttttaattttttttcttggacattaattttagggcacgcacaaaagcgtgacctctatccttcaaaagtttgaagagatgacattatttttagagcgcacgcttttgcgtatcgtaaatcaccgcgtgtcattgtttgcgcgtcattaaaggctgtttttctagtagtgatataacatattatacttaatttattaattttaatatattgttggatgtaaaccattatcattttaaagataaaatttggaacaatttgtataaaatacataaattattaatttaaatataaattttagtttaacttaaacaacccaaataatattttataaatagttaaaagtgataaattgcagtgtctttctaataataattataagttggttaataaggttaaataaataccaAATTTAaattgtaatcataaataaactaaattttaattttaaaataatatctttacttctacttataatgttatgtctttaacttttaacatattctatttaatttattacattttatatgatgttaaatgtaaaccattatcagtttaaagctacaacttttgaatagtttggacaaaatacttaaattgtgaacataaatataacattacaatgtcaacttaaatataaatttcagttcaacttaaaaaaactaaagaatattttgtaaatcgttaaaagtaataaattatagtgataaatgcaaaaactaaattgtagtctctgtttaactaaaatatttcctaatgatatttttgtaatcattaaaagttttcaaataagtagcttaaaataacttataatagcaatagttaaaaataactgtacataaatgattatattgttacctttaaaatcaaaaaataatgtttgatgttttaaataattataatgataaaaattaaaacattaagcaaataacttttaaaaaattaattaacaataacaacaactataaataatagtaaaccataaattatatttaattttattcatgtgtaactgcGGATAGAAGTCATTGAAACGATCGAGATTATAAATTTAtaagatgtatatattatcatataatttaaaataatcaatatattatatcaatttagtatacgaattgttatatgaaatttaacaacaacgttattgttatattaataaaaaacatatatttgttaagacttcaactatattggTGTTTCTACGCATTACAATGTcagcttaaatataaattttggttccactaaaaaaaccaaaaaatattttgtaatagttaaaagtgataaatgcaaaaaaaaaactaaattgtaatctcaatgtaactaaaaatatttcctaaatgaatttttataatcattaaaagcttccaaataagtagcttaaaataatttataataacaatagttaaaaataactctatataaatgattatattgttaccttaaaaataaaaaaaaataatgtttgatgttttaaataattataatgatataaattaaaaaattaagcaaataaataaaaaaaattaattaacaataacaactataaacaacattaaaccatatattaaatttaattttattcatgtctaactcgcgggtagaagtcattcaaacgattgagattataaaagttctaatagatgtatatattatcatgtaattaaaaataatcaatatattatatcaatttaatataaaaattattatatcaaatttaacaacaacgttattattatatttaaaaagaaaacatatatttgtaaaaa encodes:
- the LOC128128777 gene encoding E3 ubiquitin-protein ligase RGLG5-like; its protein translation is MGGKSSKNSKPKGGKYSQSTSSCSNNQYGGYPSQPSSSTPAYGAQPPKPQKKLEKRYSRIADNYNSLEQVTQALSSAGLESSNLIVGIDFTKSNEWTGN